Genomic DNA from Sardina pilchardus chromosome 4, fSarPil1.1, whole genome shotgun sequence:
aaacaacaaaatgataGAAGTAtctcctaatttttttttttacatttctgtgaAACATTGGGTGCATATGTGGAATTCCAGAATATCTACTGGAACTGCGCGAGTTTCAGAGTCACCCATTGACTTAACACAGAAGGCGCTAGCTCCCCACCGCTAACCGTCAAATTTAGGTAGTTTTTGTGGAAAAAATCCAGAAAAACTACCAAATTCTCCAAGATTGCTGCGTGCAATTCCGGAATTGTAACTTGGtgtgcctaaccctaaccctaaccctaaccctaaccttagccctaaccctaaccctaacttgtcatgacaaaaacagaATAACACTTACTGACAGAAGCATCATATCATACACAtttatgaaatgttttttttattacccGTTCAtggcagtgtcatgtcactcttacatactgtagattcctTCAAGCAAAGTGTAACCATGAAATCCTTCAAGATGTCAGTGAGTTGTTCAAGCTGAATGTTAGAGAAGGAGTGTTGAATACAGCATGGCCTTTGGAAGGTACCCAGAAGACCTCGTGATAGAGAACGGATATAGTTCTCATTGAAGACATCTTTAGTCATCGCTGGGGGTTTACCCAATCTACTTCCTTCCTCTTCAGAGGTCTCAGGCTGTGGCTCATCAGCTATAGCTGgagaaaacacatgcacacgcacacacacacacacacacacacacacacacacacacacacacacacacacacacacacacatacacaatggcATTGCTTTAGCTTATGATTCAAGATTGTGCCGTTCATCTTTGTAATGCTGCAAGAACACGGTGAAGTTATCATAGAATGACTAGATACTCCACCTCATGTCACCGGTTCTATCTCTTTACGTAACACTACCTCTAAAAAACAACCCATTACAGGAACATAACATTAGCAGTTTGGACAGCTACATACTTCACACATTGTTAGctcattgtgtgttgtggtgatgaaTCAGATGTGGAAAGTACTTTATCTCAAAAGTCGGTAATTAACCTACGTCTATATGCAGTTCTGATTATGGGTAATTTTCTTGTGAAACACAAAGAGGAACAAgacacagtcacaaacagaTGTGCTCACAAATAgtaatacactcacacacacacacacacacacacacacacacacacacacacacagaaacataaatatacatacaaaTACTCACTTTCGCACAAACGTAGACTCATAGACTTTTTCATCTGGTGGAGTAATAGTCAGATAAAAGCCTATGATGAGTATAATgtatgatgtggtgtgtgtcttactTTCTTGCTGAAGAGTTACGTCTGGGGACCCATAGTTAGGTATTGAGGCACACCACCTTCACAAAAGACAGTAGATGTGTCTTGTTAGCAGTAAATACCAGCAGCTATACTAAGCAACACTGCAACAAGAGGGGTTTCTCACACAGCAGAGGACATACCATCCGGTTCGATTGATACTTTATGAGTTGCCTTGACATCCTCTGCATTGGAAACATGCTCATGGACACCATCTGATCCACCTGaatgaaaaacaataaataaattctGATGTGATCTTTCTGATATGAACTTCTGTTTTCGCTTCTTCTAATGCAGATAGATACTGAAAGTTGAATTCATCTGATGTTAAGAGGAATTAAAGTCTATCTTCTGTTCAGATGGTGATTATTTTTACATAATTACCTTGAGAATTAACACAGCAGTTAACTTAAGCAATAAGCTTGCAAGTGCCTAAACCCCTCTTagctaaaatcagtgtaaattATGGACTCCAGTGACTcattgctttttaaaaaaggttACAACAAATATTTAATgaaataaaggcacagcaacaagAAATGTCATGTAGAAATTTATAGACAATAATTCCTCCAccagaaacatattttctttatcctgaatggttgccaagcaacattgAGACGCAGCTACTCTAACCGCTGTGtaagttgtggtagcgcattactataaaACAAAATGCATGTTTATGTTGTATTTTACAATGCCATCCAatgtgattcagccaatcaaaatcaaTGACCAGAACTATCCATTCTAAGTGTCCACTCCAGGATAATTGGAATCTTACTGTTTGTTTGGCAAGGCTCTGGTGACACATTTATCTGTGTAGTCATGGCACCATTCTTCATCATATCATCTAGCTCTTCTGTggaaatatatatgtatatatttaaaaGCATATCactctgtttatttttaaaagaTGGAATTCTCGGTTTCTATTTCGCAGCCTTATTAGTTCACGACTGTAAGAGATAAAGGCAAAGTTATACACACAGTTTGTATATGGAAAGACACAAGATAACCTAGGCCTACTGCCCATCTCAATGGTTGGTTCATTGTGAGGGTTTTCTACTTCAGCATACTCAGTCCCATTAGTCATAATTATTGACCCTGAAACATAGAAATCATAATAAAAACAACTATttggctacacacacaaacagaaacacacacagctagcgacAACTTAGATACCTCAATAGTTAATGTAAAACTGGATAAAACACtgtgccaatctctagctagcattcttcaatcacaaagaaaattaagatcaattgtcaaatgatgattttatattccactttttaggcaactttagcatggtatcaaatacatgttctccccactgtataaaTAAACAATACTGGTCTAgtcatgcacagatacacatttATATTCATGTGATATTAAGAGAAATAAAAGCGCAATTTTTCTGTTCACCAAATGGCAAACAGCAGTTAAAACACGTAAATATGTGTGCCAAGGGAATGGTCATCACAGTTGAATTTGGTTGGAATCTTACTGTTTGATTGGTCTGTTAGTTCATCTCCCTGTACAGCCATGACGCCATTCTTCGTCATGTCATCTAGCTCTACTATGGAAATACAAGAAAACATGTGTTTGTCTTCTACAACAAACATTGAGACACTTGACTAGTGTCACATGTGATGTATACACCATATGACATAATGACAAAGAAGATACACATAGATCTGTTTGCTTAAATCCTGAGATTACGCAAATTGACTTTGACAACTTTGACATGCTTAATACAACAATCTCATGTCAGATGTCTTACTTTCTGTCTGGGGGGGTTCCTCATTTTCAGTCTTGTTACATGACAGACCTACAAAAAAAACGTATGTGAGTATGTCTTTACAGCGAAATAtccaaaaaaaaaggttatatGGCAGTATATAGTTCATATTCTATGAACACCCTATAAGTAATGAAACACTAACAGTCAGTTATGAAAATGTTCATAAACAGACAGTTATAAAACGTTTGCAAATACCTCACCTGCAATTTCCCCTGATAGATCTACAGTTCCTGGAGAGTACATTCCTGGGGTTACAGAAGAACAATAAGTCCTGAGGGTTACTTGCAGAAATAtggatgtgtatgagtgtgtgtgtgtgtgtgtgtgtgtgtgtgcgtgcgtgcggagAGTTGAATTGATCGGTTGTACAATACCGTAGTCACAacttctgaatgtgtgtgtgtgtgtgtgtgtgtgtgatagcaacAACTTCCTTCAACCTAATTTTTCTTCAACCACTATCCTCTCTGAGTATATTTTGACTAGTAAAGTTCTGAGCCATAAACCTCTGGCAGGCTCGTAgctgaatagaatatatacttttttgatcccgcgagggaaattcagttctctgcatttaacccaatttaaccgaattagtgaacacacagcacacagtgaacacacagtgaggtgaatcacacaactcagagcagtgagctgcctgcccaaccagcggcgctcggggagcagtgaggggttacagtaggtgccttgctcaagggcacttcagccgtggtggattggtcggggatcgaaccggcaaccctccggttacaagcccgatgcgctaaccagtacaccacggctgccggGATGTTAATCCTCATTTTGTTAAGTCCCCTTAGTTAGGCTAtctactacagtatatgaatgaacatactgtaacagtGTGGTAGCTTACCAGTTCTATTTTTCCTAAAGCGATGGATCCTTAACACAATTGCGATAAAAACAGCAATAAGAACAATTCCAGCTATTCCAATTGCAATTATTCCTGAATAGGAAGGCACATACAGTTCAGGTTAATACATATTACAAAGTATATCATTGCGCATAAATATTAagctgcacacatactgtatgatttgCCGATATACTAAGATagctatactgtatactgtacagagatacacaaacacagaggcacacaaagAAAAATGCACAGAGATGggcgtgtgtggttgtgtgtggttgtgtgtgtgtgtgtgtgtgtgtgtgtgtgtgtatacaggatTTCCTCTGGAAAGTACTTGGTTTTCAATAAAGCAAAAAGCCACATCCTGCCTGTTAGAGCAGTTAAcccaacacactcaccccaAGGAAGGTCATCTGTCAGAGAGATGCTTCTGATCTCCCAGCTCACTGGATTGCTGAAGTTGCAGATGTAGACCCCAGCCCTCCTCTCCACAGTCCATATGTGTCCACTACTCCTGCTCCCCCTGCCAGTCCAGGAGTACTGAGCATGCTCACTGTCCTCTCCCTCACAGGTCAGGGTGCAGCTGGTAGAGTTGCAGTCTGTGGTGATGTTAGGCTCCTTAACTGGATCTGTTCAAGGATAAGGATTTACAATATCACATAATTGTTATGACACCTGATGCATGTATTGTACTGGTAACAACTCGTaatttgagagaaaaaaagactttATATTAAAGCAATGTGTCATCTTATTGGCTAGCTACCCAGAATTTGATtaggggtcattccacctcaattcaacaaatgccttctgcttgaccatctcagatttgcttcaaaattttaccacctaaagagtaaccatttaaactaacttagccaaaatattagcttggtaTACCTACAGTAATGGATCCAGAGaataacatttttgaacatggtaccccccttctgatttttggcacattccgccctcatctaaatctgcagtaaagttcagatgtcattatctgaAAAATTGCTCAAGCTAAAGACTTAACATTTTCTGTGACTATAATGATttctacctatagattccacatggACATCCATAAGCCGTATTGATActtactgactgtgtttcaatcttgtgaaataaGAAGAAAAATTGCGGATTGTTTTCAAACCCCTACATTGGGTGCGCCATTACACAagttataaacaaaatgtttggcaaatggttatgtctctctacagacgtgtttaagctgtctttgaaaaagtaattaagaggtgtctttattgcatttttgttggaaatattgtaacacaaaactgaaaaataatcaatttggatgatatcaTGTTGCATCATTTCCATGGGCTTTATTATCACTTTGCATCAGATtgttagcctggatgccagaccgaagtttagccccgcctccattctttttcggcAGGGAActtcatattctgataagaattgagtatgacgtcgtcaggctatcAGATTGTATTCCCATTTCTCCCAATTTGGTAGTCACCTACACCCCTAAACCTAGCCCTAACCCTATCTTTGAAATTAGAAAAATCTTGAGAGAACATAGGACTGTGGGAACATAGGGTTTTGTGGGAACATATGGTTGTGGGGACATAAGGCCTAATTTTCACAGTGTTCAGCAAAAAAATGCGGATGTGGGAACATAGGGCTGTGGGAACATAAGGCTGACCCTGGCATGGCAACAATACACCTGAGAAGTTGGCCCAGGACCGGGACGACTGGAGAGCCCTTGTTTGTGGCCTATGCCCAAAGTTGGCCGGTCTGCATAGGCGGCTCCCTCATGCCTTTCATGATTGGTTGATACCACAATGATATCAACTTGTGACATTTGATAAAATCTAAAAAAACATCTTGCAAAATATACGCAGATAAGATGATGACATGGCACTTGATAATCTTACACTACAGGCCTATCTTGTCTTTTCTACTATCTAATCTCCTTGTATTGCATGCACATTTTGACATATACATGTAGGTATACATTTTACTTACTGAGAACAATAAGTTTCATTCTCAAGTCGGTGTCCTTGTTGTTCACCTCCACTGAGTAAGTTCCATTGAAATGTGGTTGCAGGTTTGAAATGGTCAACGCCCAGGTTTGATTGTTCAGTGTAGCCGAAGATGTGAAGATGTTAAAAACAGTTATTTCTTCTTTATCTTCTTCATACCATTCGGCAGCTTTGTCCTTGTTGTGTTTCCAGATAATAGCGGTTACTTTTGTGCCTTTTGTCACCTGCTCTGGCGAAAACGTAATAGATCCACCTTTGCGGCCAAATATGTAATCTGCAGAGACTTGAGAAGTTGGAATAGTCAGAGAATGTCAAACAACACAATATTGTTTCAATTCCTTAACCGACCTTCATTACATGAGGTTTATTATGTTAAGGTTAACAAATTAAACGAGGATCTGAGAGGTGCCATGCTGGTTTCAACCAGACTCTGGCATGAGCCAGTTTTGTCAGTAGCCTGACAAAAGATGGCTAACTTCCCCATCGATAATGTTGTACTGCAAGTGAATGATTCTGAGGCTGAAAATGTTAAGGATATGGAACAAGGTTGGAACATGATAAAACTTTAACCATAACAGATTTTGTCAAGCAATTCAATAACAAGGCTGTTAAATATAACATGACAACTCTCCCCACACCACAGGTCCACAATGGCGCTGAAGTCATTAAAATGCAATAAAATCTGCAAAAGTGTTGTCCCATGACTAAAGAAAGGACATAAAGAAATTAAACATAATTGATAAACTTACCTTCTGCCACTGAAGTGAAAATCAAAAGACTAGAAACGATCCATTTTAAAACATCCATTTTCAGTGTACTCCCAAAGACAGACTGTTCTATTCTGTGTCTCTACTTTCACATTGTCAGTCATGTCATAGCACCAGAGGAGGGGAAAATATCAACTTCCTTTTGTATCTGTTAACTGTTtaggtattgtttttttttcttctttttctttataACATCCCTACTGAACAGACAGGATATCTGTTCAGTATgatctttttaaataaaataattcaacagcaacaaaacaacaacaacaacagcaacagcaacaaaaaactAACTGGCAGGATATCTGTTCAGTTGAGGAATCAGAGAATGGCTTCATGAgaaagatagatggatagacagTCACTAGCAAGAGCTTGACCCTGCAAGGCTTGCCCCTCAGCCATTTCAATCCTTATAGGATCTCTTATTATGAGTTATTGTGAATTATAGTTTTATGGTTTAAAAGTATGTGGATTCAAAATAGACCAGGTTTGAATAGACCCATGGAATGGTGTATTCAATGACAAAATACTTGTGGCACAGCTTCCTCTTGTGGTGTAAGAGGAAGGTTCGTTTAAAAGTTTCCCGGCCTTACAATCGTGAAATGACTGCTCTCTCCACAGTGGATTCCCTGACTTTTGACATCAATCCTTGCTGACTGTAGGCTTGTTGTTATCGGCT
This window encodes:
- the LOC134077867 gene encoding uncharacterized protein LOC134077867 isoform X2, which translates into the protein MDVLKWIVSSLLIFTSVAEVSADYIFGRKGGSITFSPEQVTKGTKVTAIIWKHNKDKAAEWYEEDKEEITVFNIFTSSATLNNQTWALTISNLQPHFNGTYSVEVNNKDTDLRMKLIVLNPVKEPNITTDCNSTSCTLTCEGEDSEHAQYSWTGRGSRSSGHIWTVERRAGVYICNFSNPVSWEIRSISLTDDLPWGIIAIGIAGIVLIAVFIAIVLRIHRFRKNRTGMYSPGTVDLSGEIAGLSCNKTENEEPPQTEKLDDMTKNGVMAVQGDELTDQSNKELDDMMKNGAMTTQINVSPEPCQTNSGSDGVHEHVSNAEDVKATHKVSIEPDGGVPQYLTMGPQT
- the LOC134077867 gene encoding uncharacterized protein LOC134077867 isoform X1, coding for MDVLKWIVSSLLIFTSVAEVSADYIFGRKGGSITFSPEQVTKGTKVTAIIWKHNKDKAAEWYEEDKEEITVFNIFTSSATLNNQTWALTISNLQPHFNGTYSVEVNNKDTDLRMKLIVLNPVKEPNITTDCNSTSCTLTCEGEDSEHAQYSWTGRGSRSSGHIWTVERRAGVYICNFSNPVSWEIRSISLTDDLPWGIIAIGIAGIVLIAVFIAIVLRIHRFRKNRTGMYSPGTVDLSGEIAGLSCNKTENEEPPQTEIELDDMTKNGVMAVQGDELTDQSNKELDDMMKNGAMTTQINVSPEPCQTNSGSDGVHEHVSNAEDVKATHKVSIEPDGGVPQYLTMGPQT